GATATGGACGCCATGGGCGCGGTTCGCCTGAAAGATGTCGATGAAGCCCAGGCGGTCGTTGTGCAAAGCGCGAAAGCCCTGGCTGACGCTGGTGAAATCGTCATCTCCAGCGGTTCCGAAGAAGACGAGTTGGTGTATTAACATGGAAACTGCGGAAAAATTCATGTTTGACGTTTCTTTCGACAATGAGCCCGAAGTGCCATTGGAGTTGGAAGTTGCACCGGATATGCCCGTTGAAGAAGTGGAAGAAGAGATCATTGTCCCCACATTCAGCGAGGAAGAACTTGAGCTCGCCCGACAGCAGGCTTTTGAAGATGGCAAGCAAGAGGTGTTGGCGGCGACCGAAGAGACGCTGACCAAACAAATCAGTGAAACCCTTGCCCTGATTGATCAAAAGTTGGCGGTCGCCTTTCAGGCACAGGAAGCGGCCAATGAAGTGATGGGCCGCAGCGCCCTTTCGGTGGCAAAAGGTATTTGCGCCAAGATGCTGCCTGCGCTGGCAGAAAAACACGCCTTTGATGAAGTAGAGCGGGTGATCGAAGGCGTTTTCGCCAAACTCCTTGAACAACCGGCAACAACGATCAGCGTACATTCGTCGCTAAAAGATGAGATAGAACAGCGTATAAAAGAACTGTCCACAGGCAAGGGCTACGAAGGTAAAATTATTT
The DNA window shown above is from Rhodospirillaceae bacterium and carries:
- a CDS encoding flagellar motor switch protein FliG, which encodes DMDAMGAVRLKDVDEAQAVVVQSAKALADAGEIVISSGSEEDELVY